One genomic region from Paramormyrops kingsleyae isolate MSU_618 chromosome 24, PKINGS_0.4, whole genome shotgun sequence encodes:
- the plac8l1 gene encoding PLAC8-like protein 1 → MLDAEDSATERAPEGQLAAYAAAEDLTPPQTGMDQMAPDGWLGHPVIEQPGLGVTTTTVTTITQTGGGWSTGLFNVCGDTTTCLLGAVIPCCLDLSLAHQYGECLCLPLLPGSTLAMRVGIRERFKIRGSVCEDWLTVYCCYPLAVCQMIREVKRRLRSQMYQVSTTLQSS, encoded by the exons ATGCTGGACGCGGAAGATTCTGCGACTGAAAGGgc TCCTGAAGGACAGCTCGCAGCCTATGCTGCGGCCGAAGACTTAACACCTCCTCAGACCGGAATGGACCAAATGGCCCCCGACGGCTGGTTGGGACACCCCGTGATTGAACAGCCCGGCCTTGGCGTTACCACGACTACGGTCACTACCATAACACAGACAGGGGGAGGATGGAGTACGGGCCTCTTCAATGTGTGCGGGGACACGACTACGT GCCTCCTCGGCGCTGTCATTCCCTGCTGCCTGGACCTGAGTCTCGCCCATCAGTACGGGGAATGTTTGTGCCTTCCGCTGCTGCCTGGCTCCACGCTCGCCATGCGCGTGGGCATCAGGGAGAGGTTCAAAATACGG GGCAGTGTGTGTGAGGACTGGCTCACTGTCTACTGCTGCTACCCGCTGGCCGTCTGCCAGATGATCCGAGAGGTGAAAAGGAGACTGAGAAGCCAGATGTACCAGGTGTCCACCACACTGCAAAGCTCCTGA
- the LOC111857459 gene encoding glutaredoxin domain-containing cysteine-rich protein 2 — MEDTQRKLSQRYDGKPRKVRFKIASSYSGRVLKHVYEDGQELDSPEEKYPRSFMHGKVPQHLEAEQLSSFQESPEARMGMSPGLTAQRINVYRGMTSYRLATCGGSPPVDSRSSVLDFGKIIIYTSNLRIIRSPQRRTELMKTSVQRQDGEGEDPHGRGRGGKHYHGSLCSHWEDEDGLETADKEEAACPQCGGSGCTPCSLCHGSKLSMLANRFNESIRALRCPACYPDGLQRCQSCSGQHGGEP; from the exons ATGGAGGATACGCAGAGGAAGCTTAGCCAGAGGTATGATGGCAAGCCACGGAAAGTGCGCTTCAAGATCGCGTCCTCGTACAGCGGGCGGGTGCTGAAGCACGTCTACGAGGACGGCCAGGAGCTGGACAGCCCCGAGGAGAAGTACCCGCGCAGCTTCATGCATGGCAAGGTGCCCCAGCATCTGGAGGCGGAGCAGCTCTCCAGCTTCCAGGAGTCCCCGGAGGCGCGGATGGGCATGTCCCCCGGGCTCACTGCCCAGAGGATAAACGTCTACAGAGGCATGACTAGCTACAGACTCGCTACCTGCGGCGGCTCGCCACCAGTGGATTCCAGA TCGTCCGTGCTGGACTTTGGGAAGATTATCATCTACACCAGTAATCTACGAATCATCAGGTCCCCTCAGAGGAGGACAGAACTGATGAAGACCTCTGTCCAGAGACAGGACGGAGAGGGAGAGGATCCACATGggcgaggaagaggaggaaagCATTACCACGGGTCACTGTGCTCTCACTGGGAGGACGAAGATGGCCTTGAAACCGCAGACAAG GAGGAGGCCGCGTGTCCGCAGTGCGGGGGCTCGGGCTGCACTCCCTGCTCCCTGTGCCATGGAAGCAAGCTGTCCATGCTCGCCAACCGCTTCAACGAGTCCATCCGAGCCCTGCGATGCCCGGCGTGCTACCCGGACGGCCTGCAGCGCTGCCAGTCATGCTCGGGCCAGCATGGCGGAGAGCCCTGA